From the genome of Thermoflexus hugenholtzii, one region includes:
- a CDS encoding FtsK/SpoIIIE domain-containing protein has translation MGWVERDGKEMLDPEAPVQRIWPGLRRLPATPMGLPEPPELPSVPRAPERPPFYLHAPWALMALVYGLVGPLTGMRSSWVSLLFLPLALGSSFLAAEIQHRWSLSRYRRELQETLARSERRLRCFLEGVEAWRQAMEAWERTLFPPWEDLEARLRSGSDLWFRRPEDPDFLHVRLGLTTEPLRPPQGRWSSLDPEEVPPPLRGAAHAVRSIAEMRREVPLGLDLRRPAVLRVFPGQEGILRRILLEVALAHSPSEVGLFAALADPEWSFLRWLPHTGEEREGWADGPAAVRERIFEEFYRRRGRGEGILPRILLLLDADALGDPRLGELLREGPVRGIHPVLILSPGEPVPGEVRTEAVLFPGGGIWISHRDGGPQEGRDPGPFLTAGHAEALARRLASLRPMGMRPSPRPVPAPALWGIQARETAPEDIQRLRALRGKAPSLAVPLGTEESGEPFVLDLHDRAHGPHAMVIGATGSGKSEALRTLALALALHFPPERVQLLFIDFKGGGAFAPLEGLPHCVGLLSNLDAREAARALRTLEGELDRRQRVLAARGADHADQIGLPHLVVMADEFAEMLEAIPDGMARMIRLARLGRSLGMHLVLATQRLGSAVPADLRANLRVRIALRCETPDESAAVIGRPDAAYLVGSGWAFVQVGQNEVFRRIRVAYVSGRSLGAREILWMDPVDPARRLRREVIGGEARRDLDVLVEALARMDPPAPRRTPPPLPADPGFPEGEGEHGIGIGVADYPEIGEIRWIFLTPSAPDWRLVGQAGTGKTAALMAAAAAAARAGRRVAVVDGDGGWKECPWVLRVLPEDREGLRRLLRTLSTDPSPTVLVLDGVERIPEAAMGELEPGLEGLTGRPELWIWTASRRELPLRPLRGRPAVRVFLALDPPEWEALMGRRPIPEGPFQGWLADGEGGREIRLRRAMGPPPPPAPPLARSWLGRWSELPLPTRTEEGWWWPLGWRDLDLEPISVLLSPRRPALRMAPELVAALDPLRRSLSRVAGAGIALRTWDPEGDLEEIPALKSLPDPQSFLEELGRLEAEGIPWLAVLPDTDTFRMRLGYTGEIPPPLRRPRWGAYLLVGRERLELRAWTLSRSPEERPSQPSIAADHPGLAWLSAPGEGEWILLPLGE, from the coding sequence ATGGGCTGGGTGGAGCGGGATGGGAAAGAGATGCTGGACCCGGAGGCCCCGGTGCAGCGGATCTGGCCGGGGTTGCGGCGGTTGCCGGCGACCCCGATGGGCCTCCCGGAGCCTCCGGAGCTCCCTTCGGTGCCTCGGGCCCCCGAGCGGCCGCCTTTCTACCTCCACGCCCCCTGGGCGCTGATGGCGCTGGTCTACGGGCTGGTCGGCCCCCTGACCGGTATGCGATCCAGCTGGGTCTCGCTGCTCTTCCTCCCTCTGGCCCTGGGCTCCTCCTTCCTGGCCGCCGAGATCCAGCACCGGTGGAGTCTCTCCCGATATCGCCGGGAGCTTCAGGAGACCCTGGCCCGCTCAGAGCGGCGGCTTCGTTGTTTCCTCGAAGGAGTGGAGGCATGGCGTCAGGCAATGGAGGCCTGGGAGCGCACGCTCTTCCCTCCGTGGGAAGATCTGGAGGCCCGGCTGCGAAGCGGATCCGATCTCTGGTTCCGCCGGCCGGAGGATCCCGATTTCCTGCACGTCCGGCTGGGGCTTACCACCGAACCGCTCCGTCCCCCTCAAGGGCGCTGGTCCTCGCTGGACCCTGAGGAGGTGCCGCCGCCGTTGCGAGGGGCCGCTCACGCCGTCCGGTCGATTGCAGAGATGCGCCGGGAGGTCCCCCTCGGGCTGGACCTCCGCCGCCCGGCAGTGCTTCGGGTTTTCCCGGGACAGGAGGGAATCCTCCGGCGGATCCTCCTGGAGGTGGCGCTTGCCCATTCCCCCAGCGAGGTGGGGCTCTTCGCCGCCCTCGCCGATCCGGAATGGTCCTTCCTGCGCTGGCTGCCCCACACCGGGGAGGAACGGGAGGGATGGGCGGATGGACCCGCCGCGGTCCGGGAGCGGATCTTCGAAGAGTTCTATCGCCGACGGGGACGGGGAGAAGGGATCCTCCCTCGCATTCTGCTGTTGCTGGACGCGGACGCGCTGGGGGATCCCCGGCTGGGGGAGCTGCTCCGGGAGGGCCCTGTCCGGGGCATCCACCCGGTTTTGATCCTTTCGCCGGGGGAGCCGGTGCCGGGGGAGGTGCGAACCGAAGCTGTCCTGTTCCCCGGGGGTGGGATCTGGATCTCCCATCGGGATGGGGGGCCGCAGGAGGGACGGGATCCCGGGCCTTTTCTGACCGCGGGGCACGCGGAGGCCCTTGCCCGGCGGTTGGCCTCGCTGCGTCCGATGGGCATGCGTCCCTCGCCCCGTCCGGTGCCTGCCCCCGCCCTGTGGGGGATCCAAGCGCGGGAGACGGCGCCGGAGGATATCCAGCGCCTCCGGGCCCTTCGCGGAAAGGCCCCCTCCCTGGCGGTCCCGCTCGGAACTGAGGAAAGCGGGGAGCCCTTTGTGCTGGATCTGCACGACCGCGCCCACGGCCCCCATGCGATGGTGATCGGGGCCACCGGGTCCGGCAAAAGCGAGGCCCTGCGCACCCTGGCCCTGGCGCTGGCCCTCCACTTCCCCCCGGAGCGGGTGCAGCTGCTGTTCATCGACTTCAAAGGGGGCGGGGCCTTCGCGCCCCTGGAGGGGCTGCCCCACTGCGTGGGGCTGCTCTCCAACCTGGACGCCCGGGAGGCCGCCCGGGCCCTGCGGACCCTGGAGGGGGAGCTGGACCGGCGGCAGCGGGTCCTGGCCGCGCGCGGGGCGGATCATGCCGACCAGATTGGGCTGCCGCATCTGGTGGTGATGGCCGACGAGTTCGCGGAGATGCTGGAGGCGATCCCGGACGGGATGGCCCGCATGATCCGCCTGGCCCGGCTGGGCCGCAGCCTCGGGATGCATCTGGTGCTGGCCACCCAGCGGCTGGGGAGCGCGGTGCCGGCGGATCTGCGGGCGAACCTTCGGGTGCGGATCGCCCTGCGCTGCGAGACCCCGGACGAATCCGCCGCGGTGATCGGGCGGCCGGACGCGGCGTATCTGGTCGGCTCCGGGTGGGCCTTCGTCCAGGTCGGCCAGAACGAGGTGTTCCGGCGGATCCGGGTGGCCTATGTTTCGGGGCGGAGTCTCGGGGCCCGGGAGATCCTCTGGATGGACCCCGTGGATCCCGCCCGGCGGCTGCGGCGGGAGGTGATCGGCGGCGAGGCGCGGCGGGATCTGGACGTCCTGGTGGAGGCGCTCGCCCGGATGGACCCTCCGGCCCCGCGGCGGACGCCCCCGCCGCTGCCGGCCGATCCGGGCTTCCCGGAGGGGGAGGGGGAGCATGGGATCGGGATCGGGGTGGCGGACTACCCGGAGATCGGCGAGATCCGCTGGATCTTCCTCACCCCCTCGGCGCCGGACTGGCGGCTGGTGGGGCAGGCGGGGACGGGGAAGACGGCGGCCCTGATGGCGGCGGCCGCCGCGGCCGCCCGGGCGGGCCGGCGGGTGGCGGTGGTGGATGGGGACGGCGGGTGGAAGGAGTGCCCATGGGTCCTTCGCGTTCTCCCCGAGGACCGGGAAGGGCTCCGCCGGTTGCTTCGAACGCTCTCCACCGATCCTTCCCCTACCGTTCTCGTTCTGGATGGCGTGGAGCGGATCCCGGAAGCGGCGATGGGGGAGCTGGAGCCGGGGCTGGAGGGCCTGACGGGACGGCCGGAGCTGTGGATCTGGACGGCCTCCCGCCGCGAGCTCCCCTTGCGTCCCTTGAGAGGCCGTCCGGCAGTTCGGGTGTTCCTCGCGCTGGATCCTCCGGAGTGGGAGGCCCTCATGGGGCGGCGCCCGATCCCGGAAGGTCCCTTTCAGGGCTGGCTGGCCGACGGAGAGGGGGGACGGGAGATCCGATTGCGACGGGCCATGGGGCCGCCGCCTCCTCCCGCTCCGCCGCTGGCCCGCTCCTGGCTCGGGCGGTGGTCGGAGCTCCCGCTCCCCACCCGCACGGAAGAGGGGTGGTGGTGGCCCCTGGGCTGGCGCGATCTCGACCTGGAGCCCATAAGCGTCCTGCTCTCCCCCCGTCGCCCGGCGTTGCGGATGGCCCCCGAGCTGGTGGCGGCCCTGGATCCCTTGCGGCGTTCCTTGTCCCGCGTGGCGGGCGCCGGGATCGCCCTTCGGACCTGGGATCCGGAGGGGGACCTGGAGGAGATCCCGGCGTTGAAAAGCCTCCCGGATCCCCAGAGTTTTCTGGAGGAGCTGGGGCGTCTGGAAGCGGAGGGGATCCCCTGGCTGGCGGTCCTCCCGGACACCGACACCTTCCGGATGCGCCTGGGTTATACCGGGGAGATCCCGCCTCCCCTTCGCCGGCCCCGCTGGGGCGCTTACCTCCTGGTCGGGCGAGAGCGCCTGGAGCTGCGGGCCTGGACGTTGAGCCGCTCCCCGGAGGAACGTCCCTCCCAACCGTCCATCGCAGCGGATCATCCCGGGCTGGCCTGGCTGAGCGCCCCCGGGGAGGGCGAATGGATATTGCTCCCATTGGGCGAATAG
- the corA gene encoding magnesium/cobalt transporter CorA: protein MSIRWVIPGGGAEVSTREEAIPALLARSDGFLWLDLCPPEEADRQRLREAFGFHPLALEDAFRARERPKVDAYPDHYFIAFYAVGYETEDGLSLRPLHIFAGPRYVVTIRSQPIPEVEQVIARWQGPERQRVPTPGSVVYDLLDAVVDGYFPALDRIAEEVEELEERMFAGGDGHLVEAIFRMRKTLLELRRVVAPEREVINLLLRHELPVFRSEDMAYFQDLYDRLVRLIESIDLYRDMLSGALESYLSLQSNRLNEIVKVLTIASIILMANALVAGIYGMNFRYMPELEWPWGYPMALLMMAGISAGLALFFRRRGWL, encoded by the coding sequence ATGAGCATCCGTTGGGTGATCCCAGGGGGAGGCGCAGAGGTTTCAACGAGGGAGGAGGCCATCCCGGCCCTCCTCGCCCGCTCCGACGGCTTCCTCTGGCTGGACCTGTGTCCCCCGGAGGAGGCGGATCGCCAGCGGCTCCGGGAGGCCTTCGGGTTCCATCCCCTGGCCCTGGAGGATGCCTTTCGGGCGCGGGAGCGGCCCAAGGTAGATGCCTACCCCGATCACTACTTCATCGCCTTTTACGCGGTGGGATATGAGACGGAGGACGGGCTGTCCCTCCGCCCCCTCCACATCTTCGCCGGCCCTCGCTATGTGGTCACCATCCGCTCCCAGCCGATCCCGGAGGTGGAGCAGGTCATCGCTCGCTGGCAGGGTCCGGAACGACAACGGGTGCCCACGCCCGGGAGCGTGGTCTATGATCTCCTCGATGCCGTCGTGGACGGCTACTTCCCGGCCCTGGATCGGATCGCGGAGGAGGTGGAGGAGCTGGAGGAACGGATGTTCGCGGGAGGCGACGGCCATCTGGTGGAGGCGATCTTCCGCATGCGCAAGACCCTGCTGGAGCTGCGCCGGGTGGTGGCCCCGGAGCGCGAGGTGATCAACCTTCTGCTGCGGCACGAGCTCCCCGTCTTCCGCTCGGAGGACATGGCCTACTTCCAGGACCTCTACGACCGGCTGGTCCGGCTGATCGAGAGCATCGATCTCTACCGGGACATGCTCTCAGGAGCCCTGGAGAGCTATCTCTCCCTGCAGTCCAACCGCCTGAACGAGATCGTCAAAGTCCTCACCATCGCCTCCATCATCCTGATGGCCAACGCCCTGGTGGCCGGGATCTACGGGATGAACTTTCGCTACATGCCGGAGCTGGAGTGGCCATGGGGGTATCCCATGGCCCTCCTGATGATGGCAGGGATCAGCGCCGGCCTGGCGCTCTTCTTCCGCCGACGGGGCTGGCTGTGA
- the ltaE gene encoding low-specificity L-threonine aldolase produces MLDGWIDLRSDTVTHPTPAMREAMARAEVGDDVFEEDPTVRRLEEVAAERMGKEAALFVASGTMANLVSLLTHCGRGDEVIVGDQAHTFLSEVGGMAALGGIHPRPVPNQPDGTIRLEDIEAAIRTEDVHHPRTRLIALENTHNRCMGAALPPDYLQAVRALADRHGLRVHIDGARIFNAAVALGVPAAELARHADTVTFCLSKGLCAPVGSLICGPAAFIREARRVRKMVGGGMRQAGVLAAAGLVALETMVDRLAEDHRRARRLAEGLAEIPGIRIEAHRVQTNIVIFELDPQLSLSEEAFLAALAERRVRILRWGPRRFRAVTHYWIDDTDIDQALRAIAEVVGQAMRGPHLS; encoded by the coding sequence ATGCTGGACGGATGGATCGATTTGCGCAGCGACACGGTGACGCATCCCACGCCGGCCATGCGGGAGGCCATGGCCCGGGCGGAGGTGGGGGATGACGTATTTGAGGAGGACCCGACGGTGCGGCGGCTGGAGGAGGTGGCCGCCGAGCGGATGGGGAAGGAGGCCGCCCTCTTCGTCGCCAGCGGCACCATGGCCAACCTGGTCTCCCTCCTCACCCACTGCGGCCGGGGCGATGAGGTGATCGTAGGGGATCAGGCCCACACGTTCCTCTCCGAAGTAGGCGGGATGGCCGCCCTGGGCGGCATCCACCCGCGCCCGGTCCCCAACCAGCCCGACGGGACCATACGCTTGGAGGACATCGAGGCGGCCATCCGGACGGAGGATGTGCATCATCCGCGGACCCGGTTGATCGCCCTGGAGAACACTCATAACCGCTGCATGGGCGCGGCGTTGCCGCCGGATTATCTCCAGGCGGTGCGGGCCCTGGCCGACCGGCATGGATTGCGCGTCCACATCGACGGCGCCCGGATCTTCAACGCGGCGGTGGCGCTGGGGGTGCCGGCGGCGGAGCTGGCCCGGCATGCGGACACGGTGACCTTTTGTCTCAGCAAAGGGCTATGCGCGCCGGTGGGCTCGCTGATCTGTGGGCCCGCCGCGTTCATCCGGGAGGCCCGCCGGGTGCGCAAGATGGTGGGCGGAGGCATGCGGCAAGCCGGAGTGCTGGCCGCCGCCGGCCTGGTCGCCCTGGAGACGATGGTGGATCGTCTGGCGGAGGATCACCGGCGGGCCCGGCGCCTGGCCGAGGGCCTGGCGGAGATCCCCGGGATCCGCATCGAAGCCCATCGGGTGCAGACCAACATCGTGATCTTCGAGCTGGACCCTCAGCTGTCGCTCTCGGAGGAGGCGTTCCTCGCCGCCCTGGCCGAGCGCCGGGTGAGGATCCTGCGCTGGGGTCCCCGGCGCTTCCGGGCCGTGACCCACTACTGGATCGATGACACGGACATCGATCAGGCCCTCCGGGCCATCGCGGAGGTGGTAGGCCAGGCGATGCGTGGGCCTCACCTCTCGTGA
- a CDS encoding KTSC domain-containing protein, with amino-acid sequence METGQWVEYDPETDALRLRWRESPDLSVRLEVRGGEGTLSIAPLRKWRPLLEALGLPLEAERLPSGWIGVDSSMISAVRYHPEERILEVAFNKGVYLYYGVPPEVFAGLLRAESKGRYMRAHVIDRYPWIKKSRLLARQRTDASRRSEESPSA; translated from the coding sequence ATGGAGACCGGGCAATGGGTGGAATACGATCCCGAGACTGACGCGCTCCGTCTGCGGTGGAGGGAATCGCCGGATCTCTCCGTCCGCCTGGAGGTGCGCGGGGGAGAGGGGACGCTCTCCATCGCGCCGTTGCGGAAGTGGCGGCCGTTGCTGGAGGCCCTGGGGCTTCCCCTCGAAGCGGAGCGCCTCCCTTCGGGATGGATCGGTGTGGACTCCAGCATGATCAGCGCGGTGCGTTATCACCCCGAGGAGAGGATCCTGGAGGTCGCTTTCAACAAGGGGGTTTATCTCTATTACGGGGTGCCGCCGGAGGTCTTCGCAGGCCTCCTGCGGGCGGAATCCAAGGGGCGCTACATGCGCGCCCATGTCATCGATCGATATCCGTGGATCAAAAAGAGCCGCCTGCTGGCCCGCCAGCGGACGGACGCCTCCCGGAGGTCTGAGGAATCTCCATCCGCATGA
- a CDS encoding glycosyltransferase family 4 protein — MRIALVSPYDFAVPGGVNNHIAHLARSLQRLGHEAHIIAPASDGRSSGDGFINASASVIAFPFAGSIARITLSPRLYRRIKGILQSGAYDVLHLHEPLTPALPLAVLRHRDLVPQAIAVGTFHAYREVSRTYYYGKPLLRRFFKRLDGCIAVSEAARQYHMRYFPADYVVIPNGIDYARFADPALCPPEPFDDGRPTVLFVGRLERRKGLRYLLEAFARVQAACPEARLLVVGAFGKAEKAPYVAQAWALRLRQVRFIGYVPDAELPRYYRAATVFCAPSIGMESFGIVLLEAMAAGVPVVATDIPGYNEVVEDGVQGFLVPPEDPEALAEALLRLLRDPALRARMSAAGRQRARQYDWDEIARRVVEFYEEVRERVRRGMRGV, encoded by the coding sequence ATGCGCATCGCCCTGGTGTCCCCTTACGATTTCGCCGTGCCCGGCGGGGTGAACAACCACATCGCCCATCTGGCCCGGAGCCTGCAGCGCCTGGGCCATGAGGCCCACATCATCGCGCCGGCCTCCGACGGACGGTCCAGCGGGGACGGGTTCATCAACGCCTCGGCCTCGGTGATCGCTTTCCCCTTCGCCGGCTCCATCGCCCGGATCACCCTCTCGCCGCGCCTCTACCGCCGGATCAAAGGTATCCTGCAGTCCGGCGCCTACGATGTGTTGCACCTGCACGAACCCCTCACCCCCGCCCTCCCCCTCGCGGTCCTGCGGCACCGGGATCTGGTCCCTCAGGCCATCGCCGTGGGCACGTTCCACGCCTATCGGGAGGTGAGCCGGACGTATTACTACGGCAAGCCGCTGCTGCGGCGGTTCTTCAAGCGGCTGGACGGCTGCATCGCGGTCTCGGAGGCAGCGCGGCAGTATCACATGCGCTACTTCCCGGCGGATTACGTCGTCATCCCCAACGGCATCGACTATGCCCGCTTCGCCGATCCCGCCCTTTGTCCCCCTGAGCCCTTCGACGACGGCCGTCCCACCGTCCTCTTCGTGGGGCGTCTGGAGCGGCGCAAGGGATTGCGCTATCTCCTGGAGGCCTTCGCCCGGGTGCAGGCCGCATGTCCAGAGGCCCGGCTGCTGGTGGTGGGGGCCTTCGGAAAGGCGGAGAAGGCGCCTTATGTGGCCCAGGCCTGGGCGCTGCGCCTGCGCCAGGTTCGTTTCATCGGCTACGTGCCGGACGCCGAGCTGCCCCGTTACTATCGGGCGGCCACCGTGTTCTGCGCCCCTTCCATTGGGATGGAGAGCTTCGGCATCGTGCTCCTGGAGGCCATGGCGGCGGGGGTGCCGGTGGTCGCCACCGATATCCCGGGCTATAACGAGGTGGTGGAGGACGGCGTGCAGGGTTTCCTGGTTCCCCCGGAGGACCCGGAGGCCCTGGCGGAGGCCCTGTTGCGGCTGCTGCGCGATCCCGCCCTGCGGGCGCGGATGAGCGCCGCCGGCCGCCAGCGCGCCCGCCAGTATGATTGGGACGAGATTGCCCGCCGTGTGGTGGAGTTCTACGAAGAGGTTCGGGAACGGGTCCGCCGGGGGATGCGCGGCGTGTGA
- a CDS encoding lysophospholipid acyltransferase family protein, producing MRDAGSEALAWAVYLLFRGLGAAAGRLPPRFAYMLAARLADVCYPILPATAGLRDNLAHVLGVSPEDPAVHRTARRAFRLLWQNYVDLFQAPHRPPRAWFSSIRVEGWAHLEETVRAGQGGIVVSAHYGCVEWGLQLLGASGFPALAVAEAVRPPAMFRYLCRLRGAHGLRLIPADGALREVFRTLRQGGIVALALDRDTTGSGRVYAFFGAEAWLPDGYAELAVRQGAPVLPAFARRETQGVSLRVWPPLWPSGRSTEARDELIARVLEIFAGVLREAPEQWVLTTPIWQIRPGERRA from the coding sequence TTGCGGGACGCGGGGTCTGAGGCGCTGGCCTGGGCGGTGTATCTCCTCTTTCGGGGCCTCGGGGCGGCGGCCGGGCGGCTGCCGCCCCGCTTCGCCTATATGCTGGCCGCACGCCTGGCCGACGTGTGCTATCCCATCCTGCCCGCCACGGCCGGCCTGCGGGATAACCTGGCTCACGTGCTGGGGGTCTCGCCGGAGGACCCGGCGGTGCATCGGACGGCCCGCCGGGCCTTCCGGCTCCTCTGGCAAAATTACGTGGACCTCTTCCAGGCCCCCCACCGTCCGCCGAGGGCCTGGTTCTCCTCCATCCGGGTGGAGGGATGGGCGCATCTCGAGGAAACGGTGCGGGCGGGCCAGGGCGGGATCGTGGTGAGCGCGCACTACGGCTGCGTGGAGTGGGGGCTGCAGCTGCTGGGGGCCAGCGGCTTCCCGGCCCTCGCGGTCGCGGAGGCGGTGCGCCCGCCCGCGATGTTCCGCTATCTCTGCCGGCTGCGGGGCGCCCACGGCCTCCGGCTGATCCCGGCGGATGGGGCCCTCCGGGAGGTCTTCCGCACCCTCCGACAGGGAGGGATCGTCGCCCTGGCCCTGGACCGCGACACCACCGGGAGCGGTCGGGTGTATGCTTTCTTTGGGGCGGAGGCATGGCTGCCGGACGGCTACGCCGAGCTGGCGGTCCGCCAGGGCGCTCCGGTGCTGCCCGCCTTCGCCCGGCGGGAGACCCAGGGGGTCTCTTTGCGGGTCTGGCCTCCCCTCTGGCCATCCGGGAGGTCCACGGAGGCTCGGGACGAACTCATCGCCCGGGTCCTGGAGATCTTCGCCGGGGTCCTGCGGGAGGCTCCCGAGCAGTGGGTGTTGACCACTCCCATCTGGCAGATCCGGCCGGGGGAACGGCGCGCTTGA
- a CDS encoding inositol-3-phosphate synthase: MADRKVRVAIIGVGNCASALVQGVWYYRNAPDDAFVPGLMHVRLGPYHVGDIEFTAAFDIDVNKVGKDLSEAIFTPPNNTLKFADVPRLGVKVYRGMTHDGIGRYLSGIIRKAPGPTDNIVKILKDTGTDVVVNFLPVGSEEATKWYVEQVLDAGCAFVNGIPVFIAREPYWQQRFEEAGLPVIGDDVKSQVGATILHRVLTQLFIERGVRVERTYQLNFGGNTDFLNMLERERLESKKISKTSAVTSLIPYELPPENIHIGPSDYVPWLQDRKWCYIRIEGTTFGGAPISLEAKLEVWDSPNSAGVVIDAVRCAKIALDRGLKGALIGPSAYFMKSPPRQFPDHIARQMVEDFIAGRGV, encoded by the coding sequence GTGGCGGATCGAAAGGTGCGCGTGGCCATCATCGGCGTCGGGAACTGCGCCTCCGCCCTGGTCCAGGGCGTGTGGTATTACCGGAACGCCCCCGACGACGCCTTCGTCCCCGGCCTGATGCACGTGCGGCTGGGCCCTTACCATGTGGGAGACATCGAGTTCACGGCGGCCTTCGACATCGACGTCAACAAGGTGGGGAAAGATCTTTCGGAGGCCATCTTCACCCCGCCCAACAACACCCTGAAGTTCGCCGACGTGCCCCGGCTGGGGGTGAAGGTCTATCGGGGCATGACCCACGATGGGATCGGCCGCTATCTCTCCGGGATCATCCGCAAGGCCCCCGGCCCGACGGACAACATCGTCAAGATCCTCAAGGACACGGGCACCGACGTGGTGGTGAACTTCCTGCCCGTGGGCAGCGAGGAGGCCACCAAATGGTATGTGGAGCAGGTGCTGGACGCGGGCTGCGCCTTCGTGAACGGGATCCCGGTGTTCATCGCCCGGGAGCCCTACTGGCAGCAACGGTTTGAGGAGGCCGGCCTCCCGGTGATCGGCGATGACGTGAAGTCCCAGGTGGGGGCGACGATCCTCCACCGCGTGCTCACCCAGCTCTTCATCGAACGAGGCGTGCGGGTGGAGCGGACCTATCAGCTGAACTTCGGAGGCAACACGGACTTCCTGAACATGCTGGAGCGGGAGCGGCTGGAGTCCAAGAAGATCTCCAAGACCAGCGCGGTGACCAGCTTGATCCCCTACGAGCTCCCGCCGGAGAACATCCACATCGGCCCCAGCGACTACGTCCCCTGGCTGCAGGACCGCAAGTGGTGCTACATCCGGATTGAGGGGACCACCTTCGGCGGGGCGCCCATTTCCCTCGAGGCGAAGCTGGAGGTGTGGGACAGCCCGAACTCGGCGGGGGTGGTGATCGATGCGGTGCGCTGCGCCAAGATCGCCCTCGACCGCGGGCTCAAGGGGGCGCTGATCGGCCCCTCGGCGTATTTCATGAAATCGCCTCCTCGCCAGTTCCCTGACCACATCGCCCGGCAGATGGTGGAGGATTTCATTGCGGGACGCGGGGTCTGA
- a CDS encoding EVE domain-containing protein, with the protein MRLPRAWWVVASAAASDWHWRDFFRDPAEEGRNWGGREWIRSPLSWARIREMRRGDIVVAYQAGEGVIGLARLASDGYPEVPGGPYDTFDLAPAPVLLLHEPIPLALIRQLPGARSHFEFLRLHHGTVFRITPEGLEALLRLIRALNPEQAADLDAFLRDYN; encoded by the coding sequence ATGCGGTTGCCTCGCGCATGGTGGGTGGTCGCCAGCGCCGCGGCCAGCGACTGGCACTGGCGGGACTTCTTCCGGGATCCGGCCGAAGAAGGGCGCAACTGGGGCGGGCGGGAGTGGATCCGTTCGCCTCTCTCATGGGCCCGCATCCGCGAGATGCGTCGAGGGGATATCGTGGTGGCGTATCAGGCGGGAGAGGGAGTGATCGGGCTGGCCCGCCTGGCCTCGGACGGCTATCCGGAGGTCCCCGGCGGGCCTTACGACACCTTCGACCTGGCCCCCGCTCCCGTCCTCTTGCTCCACGAGCCCATTCCCCTCGCCCTGATCCGCCAGCTCCCCGGGGCCCGATCTCACTTCGAGTTCCTCCGCCTCCATCACGGCACCGTCTTCCGGATCACACCCGAGGGGCTGGAGGCTCTCCTCCGGCTGATCCGGGCCCTGAACCCCGAGCAGGCTGCGGATCTGGATGCCTTCCTGCGAGACTATAATTGA
- a CDS encoding DNA double-strand break repair nuclease NurA has protein sequence MLDWRQVSVYVQELADYAGERLRAHPPTLRYALSLLHRFSEDLDRLGRLAREAQRFGWRGAFPGGEPLAARFPLPPEQPQALVIAADGSQIYPDRHGTVPYFVLNIGLIEMRAGSGAPPQTRHHLVFWYREEELFTDDGEMRALNDLEAERDIQELEQLAAAMAARAADPFGPPVGLADGLLLPWALARGEPFAGLPPERYRELLGRVLRALETAKGTGGAIAGYVDRPTGHAVLRLLALGLLEELSREKIADYPFGQLRDRTLFAELLEPGERSALFALSWPINERLGQEGHRLLFFYVNVGTPGRPHLARVEIPEWVAQDRERLDRLHRTIWDQCRILAEAPYPYLLTRAHELARIRSEERARLEQMIQEALLRRGLRPMISAKAQQKEWLR, from the coding sequence ATGCTGGATTGGCGGCAGGTGAGCGTGTATGTGCAGGAGCTGGCGGATTACGCGGGAGAGCGCCTGCGCGCGCATCCCCCCACCCTGCGCTATGCGCTGAGCCTGCTCCACCGGTTCTCCGAGGATCTGGACCGGTTGGGGCGGCTGGCCCGGGAGGCCCAGCGATTCGGCTGGCGGGGCGCCTTCCCGGGAGGCGAGCCCCTCGCGGCCCGCTTCCCGCTGCCCCCGGAGCAGCCCCAGGCCCTGGTGATCGCCGCCGACGGCTCCCAGATTTACCCGGATCGCCACGGGACGGTGCCTTATTTCGTCCTCAACATCGGCCTGATCGAGATGCGCGCCGGCTCCGGGGCTCCCCCGCAGACCCGGCATCACCTGGTGTTCTGGTATCGGGAGGAGGAGCTCTTCACCGACGACGGGGAGATGCGGGCGCTTAACGACCTGGAGGCGGAACGGGACATCCAGGAGCTGGAGCAGCTGGCGGCGGCGATGGCCGCCCGGGCGGCGGATCCCTTCGGGCCGCCGGTCGGCCTGGCGGACGGCCTGTTGCTCCCCTGGGCCCTGGCCCGCGGTGAACCCTTCGCCGGGCTCCCCCCCGAGCGCTATCGGGAGCTCCTCGGCCGGGTCCTCCGCGCCCTGGAGACCGCGAAAGGGACGGGCGGCGCCATCGCCGGATATGTGGACCGGCCCACCGGCCATGCGGTGCTGCGGCTGCTGGCCCTGGGTCTCCTGGAGGAGCTCTCGCGGGAGAAGATCGCCGATTACCCCTTCGGGCAGCTGCGGGATCGCACCCTCTTCGCCGAGCTGTTGGAGCCCGGGGAGCGCTCCGCCCTCTTCGCCCTGAGCTGGCCCATTAACGAGCGCCTGGGCCAGGAGGGGCACCGCCTGCTCTTCTTCTACGTGAACGTGGGGACGCCCGGTCGGCCCCACTTGGCCCGGGTGGAGATCCCGGAATGGGTGGCTCAGGATCGGGAGCGGCTGGACCGGTTGCATCGGACGATCTGGGACCAGTGTCGGATCCTGGCGGAGGCGCCCTATCCCTATCTGCTGACCCGGGCTCACGAGCTGGCTCGCATCCGCTCGGAGGAGCGGGCGCGCCTGGAGCAGATGATCCAGGAGGCGCTTCTGCGCCGCGGCCTCCGACCGATGATCTCCGCAAAAGCCCAGCAGAAAGAATGGCTACGGTGA